DNA sequence from the Odocoileus virginianus isolate 20LAN1187 ecotype Illinois chromosome 8, Ovbor_1.2, whole genome shotgun sequence genome:
GACTAAGCTTCACTCTTGACCTTCACCTCCCTTTCCAGTTCCTctcaggggaggagaggaaagtcCAGTGGCAAGCTCCTCTGCTTCGGAACCCCATGGAGTACACTACCATGCAAGCAGGAAGAACtcttggaggtggggagggtggggagcaggggcggggggtggaaAGGCACAACAGCTCCTCAGAATGAATGAAACCATTTCTCACGGTTCTGCCAAGCTGCATGAGGTCCCGGTATATCCATGCTAATTCTCTGATTAACCTTTAACTCACCCAACTAAGAAATTTCTTCAAGCCGAAAGCATATGAGTGTTTTAAtactggaaaaaagagaaaacggCATGTGTCAGTCTCACGTCTCTTTTGCAGCGAGCAATGAAATGGGTGACAGTGGGGGCGGACCCCTCCCCTAGTACATCTTCTCAGGTCTGTTCAGTTCAGACCACAGCAGCCAGTTCTTCGGGGGCCGGGATGGCTACGCGGTTGGTCCTGAGCCCTGGGACGCTGGCTGGGCCGGGGGCTGCGTGGTCCCCTGTGGCTGTGTGGTGGCAGGGGGCGAGCCAGTCTGCAGCTGGGCCTGGAACTGGGCAAGCTGCTCAGGACTGGCCAGTGTCTTCAGCAGATTGTTCTCCTGCTCCAGCTGGGAATTTTTCTCTATGAGTTCCTTGATCTGTTCCTTGAGGACCTCCACTTCCTCTCTAACCGCATACATCAAATGGCTTTTCACCAGATCCTGGAAGGGAGAAAAGGGGGGGAGGGACGACACACATAGGTTTAACGTTCTACTGACTGTTTCCCGGACTCTGAATTGTTAAAACATTTTGCATGTCTCTCCCTAACGACGACATATCCTGCCTTCAGAGGTTCATTTAACAGGCTCCAGGGGAAAATGACGGAATACCACCTTAACTGTACAATACTTCAGTTTAACGTGTAAGTGATCAAGGTTTTGTTTTCCTTGCAGCCGTTGGCCAGAAATGCCTACGCTCAGGTTTCCTATTCGAGATGGCAAAAGGCAGCCGGGCTCCAGCTCAGTGCAGCAAGAAGCCGGGCTCAGAGATGTCCAGCCCCGGAGCAACGGGAGCCACGACCCCGCCCCCAAGCCCCTCCCTCCGCCCGCCGGACCGCCTCCCTCAGCACCGGCTGCAGCCAGTTCCTACAGAGCGTGTTGCCGCAttttcctcccccccacccccctttttcGTGATTAAGCTGACATCACAGAAACCTGGGCAGCCGTCGCAGCCAATGGGCGCTCGAGTTATTTATAGCTCCGAATTAAAGGTTCGGAGTTTGCCTAGCAACAGTGGGCAGAGAATCCCGTGAGAAGAGCCACAGGCGCTGCTCCAATAACAAAGAACGGCCAAGGCGGAAATAAAAAATAGCAGAAATCCAGGAGCAGGCTGAGACGGCGAAACTTTTCTCCAGCTCTTCATTGTGCAGGAGTCTCCACCACTGGGGATCCGTTTGGCCCCGTGTAGGAGGCTCCTTCCCGAGAACCCCCACTTCTGGGGCCCTCCCCGCTCCCGGTACCGCGGTAAACCTTACGATCCCTAGGAAAGCCACATCACGAGCAATGTGCCCGAGACCAAAGGACACGCTGGGCCAGCGCTTTCCCAGCAATTCCCCAGCAAAAAAGGGGCAGGCACCTCCGCCAAAATCTTGACGGTTGTTTGAAATCGGTCCTGGAAAGAACATCGAATACCCGCAgagtccctttctctctccttagcAGCCCTGGTATGTGGCTTCATGCTGGCAGAATGGAGACAGTGCCGGTATTTCTAAATGTATGAAGAGCAGTCATCGTCTTCTACGGATGCGCTCCTTTCATCCCAAGACACCCTGCATTTTGTACTGTGCCCACATTTAGTACAAACGATTTTTAAAACAGTACATACCATAGCTTGCTCGATTTTGTTGTCAATAGCTACCACGCTTGCACCAGATgagctgaaaaataaaagggggaaaaaaaatcaataaatgggaTTTTTCTATCCCAGACAAAAAGAATTCCCCAATTCTGTGCTGTTACTAATATCATTTTCTGAACATTCTTCAATGCCTTGTAATATATCACCCTCCAGAAAACACCAGCCACTCTCTTCCTAACGAATATCCAGACATTTCCCTATTTAAGTGAGCCACAAAGGCTAAATTACATAATTGGTAAATCCCTGTGCTCTGGCCAGACCTGCAAAAACAAGGCTATTCGGAACATTTCAAAAAGCAACATCCATGTCACCATAGCCTCTCAGCAATGGACAAAGGAATTCGCCGGGCTATCTTTCACCTGCATTATTACAAGGATCTCAcgagtaaatttttaaaagtatcccAGCCGACATTTACCTATTGTCAAGTCTCACAGAGGCGTTTTCGGTCCCGAGCAAGGATGacaagaaagaaattgaaaaatgtcTCAGTTGGTAAACTCCTAGATCCATCGCCACTGGTCTACACCATTGGGATTTCATGCAATTGCAGCCAAAAACACCCtcgcaggaaaaaaaaaaaaaaaaagagggaatactAGCCGCCTTGTTGGGGCTAGATAAAAATCTTCTAGCTTTACGCAGCTCAGGGAGAAACAGAAAACGGCAGCACTAATTGAAAGAAGCCCGGCTTCTGGGGTTTGGAGGTTCCGGGAAGACGCAGCTTCCACTGCTGTGCGGAGAAGGTTCCCTGGTCAGCAGCCGGGCTCCACTAGGCTCTAGCCTAGGGCGCCCCGTCTCCGTGCAAAATATATGCAGGGAAGAGCCGCGCCGATTGGCCAACGCGCCGCTGGAtccgccccctcccctcttccccgccctcctcccgctgccccgcccccctccccactcccaccccacccccagcctctccgACCGGCTCCTCGGGTGGGCTGGCCCAGGCCTCGGCCTCAGGGGCCGGGAAGCGGGCCGCAAGGGGCCTCCAAGATCAAGCAAAGGCCGAGCAGTGCTCGGGCGGAAAACGCAGAGGGGTCCTGAAAATGCGATTAGGGCTCTGCACGTGCTTACGTTTAAGGGAGTCAGACCCCGTCCCTGGAGCTGCCTGTCCCCGTGGCTGCTGAACGGCGAAAGCTGCTTATTTGCAACCAGAACCCTCTGAGCTACTGGGCATGCCCAGTCCCAGCACTTAAAAGACTCGCAGGAGCTGGAGTATCTCGATTTCAATTATCTCGTTCTAACAGGCAGCAGTAATTGGAGGACTTTAAGGGTGGTTTTATTTATAAAGATAACTATACTGTAATCATACTTTTTTCTAAGCTAgtgaattttagaggaaaaaaatcatatttcctTTGAGAGAGTCTACCTTTCTATGAATTTATCAATTATGTGtagaaacaaaaaacagtacATAGTCACTTGCTACGCACATATAAATTGAAGCCAAAAGGAATCTACCAGATGAAATGAGATCTCAAGTTCCCATTGCCATAAACCTTAAAATTGCATTTCCTTCCGTGTAtagctaggggaaaaaaaaaatccacaggttGAATCCTTCCTACATAGATCTATTTTCACTTTAAGTCCCTAAAGCAAGTTTTTAGATGTTAAGTGCAATTTCTATAAGAGTCAATCCTTTGAGCCTTCTTACATCAGCGGAATTGAGATACTGTACAGTCTGTATGTCAACCTTATAGCCACACTGACCAAATAATTCCCTTCTctaaaccaaaattaaaatatctgagTGTGAAATAGCTTAACCTGTTAcataattttcttctattaatttaaaatattgcaagaatGTACCAACTGAGTTTAAAGTTTAATATCCTATAAGTCTAAGGCCTTAAGGTCACTTGATAGGTTATAAACAGCTTGCAATTCAGTACGTTTAAGGTGCATTTAAGCCTCTACAATACTGCCCTCTAATGGCATAATCctataaagacagaaacaaaaaactaatactaataaagactttgaaataaGCAAATTGTACCATCACAAATAATTCCAACATAAAACTTGACCACAGAATACATATAGATACGTATtctatttacatacacacacacacacacacacacaaacccacataTAGTCTTTCCTCTCAAGCAGAATCCTTTAATTTAGGAAATTTTAAGTTGCTAGTGGAGCCTCTTAGATAGTCTTTGAAGTTGACCCAATGTTGGCAGAGTGTGTTTGGTTTTAGAAACTGTCCGAAATGGTTAGGTACTAAATCTGGTGAATGTGGAAGCTGATGAAAGGGCAATTAATTCTCTTTGGGGTTAAAAAACCAAGGCAGTATCATTCTTTGTTATTATAAGGTTTATATTGTCTCTAAGCTTTAAGGCTTTGCTTTTGAATAACAAATGATATTCAAGTGATATGCCAGTAatttacaaaaattatatattatgatacaaacttattttcaaaaggaaaacagtgaGTGGAAGCTCAAAAATCACAATTTGGGAAGCAGATATGTGGTCTGTATGTCTATGAATCTAGGCACAATTATTATTTACTATATTatagtttctatttattttgaaagttacAGTTATCATTATGTGATTAAGTCATTTACAAATTTAAATGGAATGTCAACTGCACAGGAAAAAGTAGAGCATCACTTAAGTtgtaaaaagagtttaaaaaaaccaaaactaagatcatatatagaaaagaattttaaattcccACTGgtttaaaaagattaataaattaactgaattttatttattcatgatgTTCTTGAAAATAGAAAGTTACAAGTTggtcatgttttcatttcattcattccaaCTGATCATTCAAGTATTAAGCTATAGAAGCCAATATCCGAATTGCAGTCTGTTTACCCCATATCTCTACAGTGGGACTTTATGGTCATCACCAACACTTTGCTATTTTAGATACACTTGCAAGAAACATCCTTGCACATATACCCTTGAACATCTGTAATATATTTCTGGAGAATCTGCTGGGTAAAAAGATAATTAGaagtctatttcttttcttatcttttccaTAAATGTGCTAGGTTACTTTaagatagattttctttttaactagagaaaaaattttaacctCTATGA
Encoded proteins:
- the TSC22D1 gene encoding TSC22 domain family protein 1 isoform X8, yielding MDLVKSHLMYAVREEVEVLKEQIKELIEKNSQLEQENNLLKTLASPEQLAQFQAQLQTGSPPATTQPQGTTQPPAQPASQGSGPTA
- the TSC22D1 gene encoding TSC22 domain family protein 1 isoform X7, which produces MKSQWCRPVAMDLGVYQLRHFSISFLSSLLGTENASVRLDNSSSGASVVAIDNKIEQAMDLVKSHLMYAVREEVEVLKEQIKELIEKNSQLEQENNLLKTLASPEQLAQFQAQLQTGSPPATTQPQGTTQPPAQPASQGSGPTA